The genome window ATGGCTCAAATAAGAAGTGACCAAAAAACCTTTTTAGGCATTAAGGCAAATGCTACTGTATCATTGGTTTCGATTGGTGTTATACTGGTATTGGTCGTAAGTACCTTAGTGGTGGGAAAACCTATGGAAACATGGTTTAAGGAGACACAAAATAGCATTGCAAATAATGTCGGATGGTTATTTATCTTATTAGTGAATTGTCTTTTGTTCTTTGCCCTTTTTTTAGGATTCAGTAAATTTGGGAAGATTAAAATTGGTGGAAAAGATGCCAAACCTGAGTTTTCTCAGACCGCATGGTTTTCTATGTTATTTAGTGCAGGTATGGGTATTGGCTTGTTATTTTGGTCAGTAGCGGAACCTGTTTTTCATTTCAATAGTAATCCTTTTTTAAAGAATCAAAATAATTTGTCTCAAGCAGCAGAGTCTGCTATGGGTATCACCTTTTTACATTGGGGAGTTCATGCTTGGGCTTTGTATGCTGTAGTAGGTTTGGCCTTAGCGTTCTTTACATTTAACCTTAATTTACCTTTAACGATACGATCCATCTTTTTCCCATTATTTGGCAAAAAAGTCTACGGTCTTCTGGGAGATCTTATAGATATCATTGCTGTGATTGCTACTTTGTTTGGTTTGGCCACTTCTTTAGGTTTTGGTGTACAACAAGTCAATGCAGGTTTAACTTACCTTTTTGGTATTCCTACTTCTGTTCAAGTAGAGTTAGTACTTATTGTTATCATCACAGGCTTTGCAACTTTATCATTAGTATTAGGCTTAGATAAAGGTATTCGTTTGTTAAGTGAATGGAACATGCGTTTGGCAGTGACTTTAATGATCTTGGTTTTAGCCATCGGGCCCACTCTTTTTATTCTAAAATCATTCGTTCAGAACCTTGGTTACTATTTGTATGAATTTTTTGAGCTGAGTTATTGGACTAATTCATACAAAGGTGTCGGAAAGGAAACGAATTGGCAGAACTCGTGGACAGTCTTTTATTGGGCTTGGTGGATTTCTTGGTCTCCATTTGTGGGTATATTTATCGCAAGAATTTCTAAAGGAAGAACAATCAAAGAGTTTATTCTAGGTGTATTGATTGTACCGTCTTTATTTACATTTTTATGGCTAACCGTTTTTGGTGGGAGTGCTTTATTTCAAGAACTTACAGGTAACCACAG of Flammeovirga agarivorans contains these proteins:
- a CDS encoding BCCT family transporter, which encodes MAQIRSDQKTFLGIKANATVSLVSIGVILVLVVSTLVVGKPMETWFKETQNSIANNVGWLFILLVNCLLFFALFLGFSKFGKIKIGGKDAKPEFSQTAWFSMLFSAGMGIGLLFWSVAEPVFHFNSNPFLKNQNNLSQAAESAMGITFLHWGVHAWALYAVVGLALAFFTFNLNLPLTIRSIFFPLFGKKVYGLLGDLIDIIAVIATLFGLATSLGFGVQQVNAGLTYLFGIPTSVQVELVLIVIITGFATLSLVLGLDKGIRLLSEWNMRLAVTLMILVLAIGPTLFILKSFVQNLGYYLYEFFELSYWTNSYKGVGKETNWQNSWTVFYWAWWISWSPFVGIFIARISKGRTIKEFILGVLIVPSLFTFLWLTVFGGSALFQELTGNHSITEAVNKNVATAIYYLLEQFPFTTFSSILTILLVTSFFVTSSDSGSFVVDTLTSGGRHDAPTIQKIFWACMEGLIAGVLLLGGGLTALQTASILTGLPFAILIIVMCFSFYKALRDYYDKHYRKKSNEG